Within Coffea arabica cultivar ET-39 chromosome 4e, Coffea Arabica ET-39 HiFi, whole genome shotgun sequence, the genomic segment TGGCTTGTCCAGGGTTCGAGTTCCGCTGTTAACGTGTTCGGTGTGGAGTGGGGCCTCCTCTCCCGGGctgcaggggattagtcgggccccgtaaggattgacccggacacccctgtgtcaaaaaaaaaaaagggtgagtTTTACGTACCATGCTTTGCCCTCTCGCAAGTGTATATGTGCATATACGACATGATGCTTTAGTGTGCGATACAAGTCTTATCTATTTATTATTTACTTTGAAACAAGTTTGAGATCTTACAATGATTGATAGGAAGAGTACAAATATATAGAGTATAGGTACATACAGTGCAAGGAAAATCAACATGGGTATGTGTAAGTTGTCACATTTACTAAATGGATTGGTGATTAGAAGCAAACTCTCTTGTCTGATATCAAGAGTTTAATCTATCTTCAGACTATACTGAAAGAATCAAAATGATTATATCTAATCCGCAAGCCCCTTTATCATTGCCTCGCCAAGCCTTGGAAGGCTGTCATGCTTTCCAAATCATGCACTTTATGGGTGGGAATTTAATGCATCAGACTTCAAGTATCCTTGTGgcagaaaaaaaatatgtattaaTTTGAACAAAATCTTATGTATAAATACTTAAATAGTAATCaaacagggaaaaaaaaaagaagctttgAATCGATCACTTATGAGAAGGTAAAAGACATGCAAGCATAGCCCATCCTGATGCCTGCAGTGATTATCAAATTACTCGATATTGTTTGGTAGAAGATTAATAGGTCATGTATGACCGTCTTTATGTTTCTACTGGAGTAATTGACATATCCCTAGACGAGTGACAAAAATAAGGGAATTCCAGATAGGGATCCTTGGAACTaggctttcttttctttgaagaacCATTTCTTGCAGCTCTCTTCACTAGTACTATCTATCATTAACTTCGGGTAAATTACTAATAACTTGTAGTTGGTCATAGTACTATAGGACTCCtctaatgttttaaaatatctATATCATCCCCTTATACTTTTATGCAAagtaaaattttgaaagaaaatagtCGCCATAATTTTTAGTTGAAATGCCAGTATTAACATGAGAAAAACTTTAGTGCATAAATAATTATATAATGATTGAATGCGGAGGAAAAGTGTTCCGATCGAGTTTATGAGAAGGTAAAAGACATGCAAGCATAGTCTATCCTAATGCTGATACGTTTATTATGCATTTGAATTGAATGATTGATGAAAGATTAAAATATTCGCATGTTCCTCTAAGTTGTTTGCAAAGTTTTTGAATTTGTAATCACCAATATATCACGTCAACGTTTACTTCACTGAAGCTTTCGTGATCTACGTTGATACCTGTGCCTAGCTACCATAATCCCCgggaggaggggggggggggcgctGTTCAATACAATACAAAACACCCATGTCATTTGTTGTAGGATTCATCTTTTTGTTCAGTCTCAAGTTTGCCACTAAGACAGTAACTGTGTTTGGAGACCTTTATTCACCGAAGACAAACTTTACTAAAATTGATCAGAATTGAATGATCTAAAGAAAGAATATGGTTTAATGAAAGGTGACTTGGCTGTTTTGGTAAACTCAGCTAATTAAGCTAAGAAGAATTTGAGAATAAAATTTTGAAGAGCATGTGCCGCTTTGAACTTTCGTCTTTCATATTTCTAATTTAgtttatattttgattttgcTATGACCAAAAATCTGGAAGATATTAACTTTCTGTGTGCAACCAACTACCTTTAGAGTAGTTGACCATCAGGTGCAGGTCAAGGGATTGAATCCCTTGACTTGCATTCATGCTCAGAATTTCTTAAAAGTTTCACTAGACACCCGTTCAGTCTAATAGTGATTTAGTCCCCTTCGAGTTCTCCCTCAATTCATTTGGGCCCACCCTCTCCCCCTGAGTATAaagtaggagtaggagtaggaTAGGAAATCTAtcgtgtaaaaaaaaaaaaaaaaaaaaaaaactttctgtGTGCATCGGGAATAAAGTTACTGAAGTTTGATATATTACCATTTTGGTTCCTACTTATTTTCGTTGTCCACTGATttggtttcaaaagttttgacaGAACTAGCTTAGTTCTTAATTCTCAATGTTGAACAATTTGTATTATCAAATTTGCAAGCCGATTCGGTCTTGCTGTGCTATGATACCCCTTGAGCTGATACATTGTTCTAATTCCATGATAAGTATGTGTGTGAAGCACAGATGCCTCCTCAGTTCATGGTCGATTAAATTTGTTGCTTATTATGTACGTGCAGATGTAATTGGTTTGTGTATATTTGGCTACACTTTCTTCAAGAAGCTAGATTGCTAATTGCTTTAGTGCATGATCGGCTATTTACGCATTTCACAATGACCAGGAATTGCTATCTAATTTTACCTACATTTATCTTAAGAAtgaatcttatatacactgatagtgtatataccaTCACCATTAGATTTATGATATATTTgcaaaaattagattttaaatttaaattttacataattgtcATTTATCTAAAACTGACAGTATATAAATTGAGGAGGTGTTGGATATCAGTTTCCTCGatcttttttttgtctttttcccCTCTGAAAGCTTCCCTTGTTTCACTCTGAGCCTTAGCCATCACACCTGGATTTCTAGTCATCTCGGACACCGTCCACTCTATAGTGGTAaatggattgtcaattacccCAACAAGCATATCCTGCACCAAGTTCAATTACAAAATTCTTTGTTAAAACTAAAAAAGTAATgataataaaacaaaaacaaaatggtTGAGCTACCACTTACGGGAATGACAGCTTTGATATTATGTTTGGTGATCGGAACTTGATATTTACAGCTTGCTTGAATTCTTAGCAGGACATCAACTAGCTCTTCATGGCCTAACTGACCAGTGGCTGCTTTTGTTCCTTCTAGTTTGTTAATATGCTGTTCAATAATGTTTTCCAAATATTTATCTTAGCTCACAGCGGATATTCAGAAGTTGAGTCTTCACAGACAATGGGGGGAGAAGAATAGTGGATGATGGAAACAGATCAGAAACATCGAAGCCACCTGTTAAGGGAACTATTTGTTTGAGTAGTTGCAAGAGGCTCGtctttgcttactttcccaaaTGCTGCTCTGCAAACCACAGAACTCGTGTATGAAGACGCCAAAGTCTTGATCGATGAAATTAGGTGCAAAGCCTCATCTTGCCGAATAGATTCAAATGATCTGACATTTTTAGCGCTCAGAAGTTCCAAGGTGCATGCATATTTACGCATTTGTCTCCAAAAGCCACCATATTCACAGAGCACCATGTCTAAACAATTATAGTCTAAGATTTctccagctcgaaattgagtgcGATTTGCAAAGGCAAGATCATGAGTTTTCATGATCTCTTTTGCCAACCGTGGTGACGAGACCACAACTGAACAAATTTCACCTAGCTGAAGGTTCATTAGGGCTCGATGTTTTTGAGCTAATTTTCGGAGAGCATGATAGGTGGGAATCCTATCAAATGATGCAAGTGTCCTATAAAAGGTAGTTTCCATGGAGATGGTGGCAGTTTTTGGGCTACTTTTGGTCTCCTCAACCCCTCAAAACAAAGcataggaaaagaaaggaagcaatGAAGTTGACAGGAACTTCCATTGGATGGTTTTCTTCTTGTACGCTCTCTTTACAGTTTGCGTTATCTGCTGTATATAGAAACTTAAACATATAATTAAGGATAGGGAAAATTCCACTTTTCATCCCCAAACTTTGTGGTGCAGCAAATTTAGTACATGAATTATCAATTTTTGGACACAACTAGTCCAGAAACGGTAAGTTTGATGAATTTACATGGAAAAGCCTCACGTGACCAGCACGCGATCATGATTGGCTTGTTAATACAGTTCTTTGTTAATGGAAATGGCGACAATTTGTTCAAATTGGCTTGTTAATATAGTTCTTTATATTTACAGTGCTTAATAGATCATCACAACTtgaatttctattttatttattaccGGCTCTTTTGGGCAATGGAATTTACTGTAATAATTGGATTTGTTTAGCTGGCCTGTTTTTGCCATGctttagaaaattaaaatacgtgtttggatagaagattatttgaaatttttttttttgaataagatTGTAGTAGTTTTATTTTTGATATAATATATGAGATTGAAAATTGTGTGTGCGACATAAGCAAAAcagtttttgcaaaattttttttctcaagcATGCTATCCAAACAGAGCCTTGTCCATTGGGAGGGTATGTTTTTCGAGTGTTTGTCCAAAACTTTATAGCTAACTTATTGTTGCTGTTTTAGAAGAATGTTGATGTTTGTTCAAAACACGCAAAACATcctctattttttcaaaataccaTCTTCCTCATCCCTTGTCACCCGCCACCAGCCACCACTACCCAACTCCGCCACTAGTAACCTACTTAATGTAATTTGTACTTGATATTTCTCTAAAACTTGTAGGTGTTTTAGAGTATTACTGTAGATTGTGTTTTAAACAGACTATGGTCTTGCAGGTTTGTGTTTTATTGCGCCCAACTTGTACCAAACAGCTTGTGTTACTCGTTTTGTACCGTTTTAGAgtgtgacttttttttttccctctcttcttCCGGATTTGTTTATAACATATTGTCACACCGGAAGGTGCATCCTCGTTAGCTATTTCTACTCTTCCATTAGACAAAACTTTCCCAAAATGCTTAAGATACCATCTAAATATTGGAAAACCATTAAACAAAGAAATAGATAAAGGGTCAGTCTGTGGCTGTTgtaagaggggaaaaaaaaggctGGAATATGAGAAATGTCTCTAAATTGGAAAATTAACACGGTGCCTAATTTAAGATCTCTCCTGCAAAAAATTCAATTATAGCTGTGCAAAGAAGCAAACTTTGGGCATCAAAATCGACCGCTAAGTTGAGGAACTAATTCCATACGTTGTCTTGATCGTCTGTTTGACCCAGAAAACTGCCTATGAAAATATgcacaaaaaaatatttttttttatggctTCCTGGTCTCACAGTTGTCAATTTTGATCATTCAGATTTATGCCTTCTAGCGTGTGTTAGGGGAGTGTAACAGTCGTGGGTGAATGAATTAGAATTCGAAGGCGCCAAAGTTGTATTTGAAGCCACAGATATAAATGGTCATCTTAGGTATAAAATATTAACCAAAGTTTGTTTGACGAGTCATGAGTGTGCCTCGTTAAGAagtattaaatttttaaaaaagtaaatttaattaaggaaaatgtataaattttaaaaaataattattagagTGTACATTTAACTCGGCCGGCATGGCGATGCCATAGCACCTACTTTAAGGCTTCCAATAAATGTTAACATGAAGTTGAAGGCATGATCTAGATTTGTTTGCAGGATAAATTGATGTAGTGAAGTGTACAAATAAACTGGTCCAATTGATTGATTAACTACAGTATTTAAAATCACATAAGATATTTGGACGTGATTAGTTAATTATTAGTGATGGGTAAAAATTGTATAAAATGGTGCCTTGTCAAGCAAATTCGTCAAACAAAGCAAAGTTATTGTACATACTAACCAATAAATAAAGACATATATGAGGTCATTATAACTCAACACTTTAACATAATTTTTTTGACATGCAACATGCATTTTTCTACTTACACTataaacaataataaaaaatgcattttactTTGAATTTTGCTTGTTTATATTGCCGTTAAGTAACTAATACTGATAAAACTTTACCATCTTTTTCGGTTTTTCACTTGTCATGCAAATCTTGACTTTTATCTTTTATCAAGTATTCATATTTATCATGTAAGACTTGATTTCTATCAAGTATTCATATTCTCTGATAATTAGGCGAAAATAAGTTTAAATTACATTACATTACATATCCCGTAAATATTGAAGGAAAAGTAAGAATATTTTTTGGGATTATTTTCATGTTAagctattatttatttttacttaaattaCATTGTGTTTGAAAAAAGAACTTGAtgagtaaaattttaaaaataaaaaaatataagagCATGTAGAATTAGTATACGAGAAATTATTAAATCCAAGGCCAATTTTATGAATTATGAAAACTTGTTGAACTAatgtgagagagagaaagaaatagAGAAGAATGTGAATGAGTAGGAAAAAGCCTTAATCGGAGAGAGAATAAGAGGATTAATTAGTAAtctaaagaaaatcaagaaaaatatatgGAAGTTGACTGATTGAAAATAATATTGGTATTTGAGAAAAAATTGCTCTAACAGAACTATTACTGCACTAAAAATACTTAATATTGTATACCATTATAATGTTCCGCTTGTAAAAACATACTTAAATTTAGATAAAGCtatgaagaaaaaaataaagacaaAAAAGCAATTACCCTAGTAGGAAATCAAGAAAGTAACTTGTAAAAGCATAACAGCTTACGAGGACTAAGTTACTAAATTAAAAGCATTATATGGACAATATTTTGCGTATCGCAAATGGAAATAATGATTCCAGTAAAGTTTCAAAGTATCAAGGGAAGATACAATAAGGTGTAAGAAAACATTTCTTTTTCCCATACACAGGGGAGGATGCCACCcttatattttattaaaataaaattaaaaaatgtagGGAGACATAAATCTTACTGCCAAAACACAATGgcaaatttacaaaaaataaataaggaatATTACTCCCTTACACCATTAAAAGCAATACATTTCCTAAATGATGAAACTTGTAACTTATCCATTCTAATAGCACCGCCACCCATGTAATAATTGTGCGTCCCAAATATTTTTGTTCCCTTTCTTTGACTTAATCGTGTTTCTATGATTACTTAGCAAGGAAACCTAGGGCTACCTTTGCAAACATATACACTGAATCACTTACT encodes:
- the LOC113738914 gene encoding premnaspirodiene oxygenase-like; this encodes METTFYRTLASFDRIPTYHALRKLAQKHRALMNLQLGEICSVVVSSPRLAKEIMKTHDLAFANRTQFRAGEILDYNCLDMVLCEYGGFWRQMRKYACTLELLSAKNVRSFESIRQDEALHLISSIKTLASSYTSSVVCRAAFGKHINKLEGTKAATGQLGHEELVDVLLRIQASCKYQVPITKHNIKAVIPDMLVGVIDNPFTTIEWTVSEMTRNPGVMAKAQSETREAFRGEKDKKKIEETDIQHLLNLYTVSFR